A portion of the Oncorhynchus gorbuscha isolate QuinsamMale2020 ecotype Even-year linkage group LG19, OgorEven_v1.0, whole genome shotgun sequence genome contains these proteins:
- the LOC124005359 gene encoding integral membrane protein 2C-like, translated as MVKITFQSVAGQKAEKEQNDGDKTDILITHPMEDEEELVLPLRSGRSPLNGLCCLTFGLVVFMSGLVLASIYVYRYYFIPQIPEESLFHCRVRYEDSVYAPLRGRQELEENVGIYLEDNYEQISVPVPHFGGSDPADIIHDFHRGLTAYHDIALDKCYVIELNTTIVMPPRNLWELLVNVKKGTYLPQTYIIQEEMFVTGKVHNMRQLGPFIYRLCNGKDTYRLKRRARRRINKREVANCHHIRHFENTFVVETVICDGV; from the exons ATGGTCAAGATCACTTTCCAGTCCGTCGCGGGACAGAAAGCCGAGAAAGAGCAGAATGATGGCGACAAGACCGACATTCTCATAACCCATCCAATG gaggatgaggaggagctgGTTCTGCCTCTGCGCTCAGGGAGATCTCCTCTGAATGGCCTATGCTGCCTGACCTTTGGCCTGGTGGTCTTcatgtctggtctggtgttggccTCCATCTATGTCTACCGCTACTACTTCATACCCCAG ATCCCAGAGGAGAGTCTGTTCCACTGCAGGGTTCGTTATGAGGACTCTGTGTACGCCCCTCTAAGAGGCAGACAGGAGCTGGAGGAGAACGTGGGCATCTACCTGGAAGACAACTATGAGCAGATCAGCGTGCCTGTGCCCCACTTTGGAGGAAGCGACCCTGCTGACATCATCCACGACTTTCACAGG GGACTGACTGCCTACCATGACATCGCTCTGGACAAATGCTATGTCATCGAGCTCAACACCACCATTGTTATGCCCCCACGGAACCTCTGGGAACTGCTGGTCAATGTTAAG AAGGGGACATACCTGCCCCAGACCTACATTATCCAGGAGGAGATGTTTGTGACAGGGAAGGTTCACAACATGCGCCAGCTGGGGCCCTTCATCTACCGCCTGTGTAACGGCAAGGACACATACCGCCTGAAACGCCGCGCCCGCAGAC GCATCAACAAACGGGAAGTGGCCAACTGCCATCACATCCGCCACTTTGAGAACACGTTTGTGGTTGAGACAGTCATCTGTGATGGAGTGTAA
- the LOC124006394 gene encoding lysophosphatidic acid receptor 6-like yields the protein MVLCDSKVCYIQWIVYVPTFMVGLPLNLAALWLLLFRMRRWTESTVYLSSLIINDSLLIFSLPFKMYAYEHNWGLSMGFCTFLESLVFVNIYGSIILIVCISGDRYVYLRFPINGKRLHSPRKAALVCLAVWVMVFAFTTPVYELHNKNNNDTRMHKGNETKCFQKFSSETWKKKWIIIAIETVFSISTVAMVFFSVRVMQILSGMRRLNPLDDKLRNNKSVKIVLSNLVAFLLCFIPYHVAAVVYFLAKNRTEDPNVINPLRDFVHISMCLGSINCLTDGVCYYFILKENLLTASKERRRMSTRGNTVARLREINQHPMDNIKVKEPGETGSDTQVNGDQLDLLDRCGLSPLGACRVESRVETFPL from the coding sequence ATGGTACTGTGTGACAGCAAAGTGTGCTATATACAGTGGATTGTCTATGTCCCCACGTTCATGGTGGGTCTTCCCCTCAACCTGGCCGCTCTGTGGCTCCTCCTCTTCAGGATGCGTCGATGGACTGAGTCCACGGTGTACCTCAGCAGTCTGATCATCAACGACAgccttctcatcttctctctgccCTTCAAGATGTACGCCTACGAACACAACTGGGGCTTGAGCATGGGATTCTGCACCTTCCTGGAGAGCCTGGTGTTCGTCAACATCTATGGGAGCATCATACTGATCGTGTGCATCTCTGGCGACCGCTATGTTTATTTGCGATTTCCAATCAATGGCAAGCGTCTGCACTCACCACGGAAGGCTGCCCTGGTATGCCTGGCCGTGTGGGTGATGGTATTCGCTTTCACCACACCCGTCTATGAGCtccacaacaaaaacaacaacgacACCAGAATGCACAAAGGCAACGAAACCAAGTGTTTCCAGAAGTTCTCCAGCGAAACCTGGAAGAAGAAATGGATCATCATCGCCATAGAGACAGTGTTCTCAATCAGCACGGTTGCCATGGTGTTCTTCTCGGTGCGCGTGATGCAGATCCTGAGTGGCATGCGGCGACTGAACCCGCTGGACGATAAGCTGAGGAACAACAAGTCTGTGAAAATCGTCCTGAGCAACCTGGTGGCCTTCCTGCTGTGCTTCATCCCCTACCACGTGGCCGCAGTCGTCTACTTCCTGGCCAAGAACCGCACGGAGGACCCGAACGTCATCAACCCCCTCAGAGACTTCGTCCATATCAGCATGTGTCTGGGCAGCATCAACTGTCTGACGGACGGGGTCTGCTACTACTTCATCCTGAAGGAGAACCTGCTGACTGCCagcaaggagaggaggaggatgtccaCTAGAGGAAACACAGTGGCGAGGCTCAGGGAAATCAACCAGCATCCAATGGACAACATCAAGGTCAAGGAACCTGGAGAGACAGGATCAGACACCCAGGTCAATGGAGATCAATTGGACTTGCTAGATAGATGTGGCTTATCCCCTCTTGGTGCCTGCAGAGTAGAGAGCAGGGTGGAGACATTTCCCCTGTAG